The Alkalibacter rhizosphaerae genomic sequence CCGCCACTTTTACGTCCGCAGCAAAATATTGAAGCAGGGTGGTAGCTCCCGCAAACATGGTGCTAAGGGCAACTCCTGAAAGGATCATGGATTCCGGTGTCACTTTACGAAATTGGGACAACCCCAGGATCATGACGGTACTGATCATGGCACTTAAGAAAGCGCATAAGGAAACCGTATAGGGATTTGATATGGTAATGGCATCCAGCGTTTGATTTTGCATTCCCGCTCCCAACACGATGATCGCAAAAGATGCTCCAAATGCCGCACCTTGGGCAATACCCAACGTTGAGGCGGAGGCCAGGGGGTTTTTCAGCAAGGCTTGCATTACGCATCCCACGACAGCCAAACCAACACCTGCCACCAATGCCGTAAAAACACGCGGCATCCGAATATTGAATAAAATCATCTTCGTTTGATCGTCACCCAGGCCGGTAATGGTCCGTAAAACCTGCTGTACGCTCAACCCTGCAGAACCGATCCCTATGGCAAACAATGCAAATACAACTACACATAAAGCAAGCCCCATTAAAAACATCCATTTATGCCTCAAATATCCTTCATAAGTCTTGGGACTCTCCAATAGCTTCACTCTCCTAATTTTATATTTTTAAACTCGTATCCTTCAGCAACCAGGCGATCATAAAATGGTTGTCCTAATAAAACAGTGAATATTTCATCCGCTTTTGCTATTGGATCCACTCCTTCGAACTCCTGAGGGAATATAACTTTACCGGCATAAAATGCATTGGCAATGGCCAATTCCATGTTGGTCCAGTTGTAATTATATGGTATTTGCGAGTAAATCCTATTGTTTTGAACTGCTTGCAAGCTTTCATAAAAAGCTTTATTCTTTATGTAATCTTCATTGACCAGATTCATGTTTGCCGGATTCAAAAAAACGATTTCCGGATCCCATATCGTGATTTTCTCCAAATCAACTATAAAGGCACCCTCTTCTTCCGTTTCATCAACAACATTATTTGCATGAATGGCCTTAAAAGGCGGGTACTTGGCATAGGTTCCTTCAAACCCGTGAGCACCCCGATAGCTTACAGCCCCGGTATAGACAGAAGGCTTTTTCTCATTAGAGATATCTTTTGTCAATAGATTCAACTCTTCTTCCCAGCCTTTGAGCGCGTCGATAACGGAAGCAACGTGTGCTTCTTCACCCGCGATTTCTCCGATCAGCTGCAACGACTTATAAAAGCTTTCATCAAACATTCCATCCGGATAGATTCCTATGGTGGGGATACCCGTTTTGTCCGCAATATTCACCAATGCTTCCTCATCGGTCAAACCAATGATCACATCCGGATTCAAAACAATCAATTCTTCCATATACGGGGTATCGTTGCTTCCGCCACTTCCTACAGATTTTAGATTCGCAAAATGTTCTGCATTGACGACACTGTAAGGCATGGCTGTAATGTTTTCCTTGTCCATCTCTGTCACGCCCACCAGAAGGTCTGCACAGCCTGCATACGTTATTATGCGCGCTGCACCGCCTACCGCTGCGATTGTTTTGACCTCATCTGGTATTATTACCTCCCGGCCGAAAACATCGGTGATCCTTCTGCTATCCTTCCCTTGAACGTCTACGTTGCCGTCGACATTTTTATCTTTTGCTAAAGAATTTCCGCATCCCGACAAAAGCAAGAGTGCAACCATTATAATGATCATAGAGCGAATTGCGCCTTTTTTAGACATAAGCTTCACCATCCCCGCTTGTATTCTTTGAAACAATCAAGGCAAACAACTTGATCTTCCTGAAGACGCATTTTATGATCCGGCGCACCTTCCCCACAAATTTCGCAATACATGGTTTTAAATAAACGTGCTTTTTCGGGCAAATCATACATGGGCTGTGAAACAGAAAAAACATCTTCTTCCGGGGCCTCCAAAATGTATTTTCTCCAAGATTCCCGGTCCATTCCCGTGTTGTTTTGGGCTTTTAAATACAGACGAAGTTTTTCTCCCGTCTTTCGATTGAAAAATGAAAAAGCCTGTTTTCCCGTATTGCGATGAAGTAAATTCCCTTTGCCTACAGTACAGGAGAATATAACTTGTACCGCATCCACACCACAGGCATCGTTTTCCGTAATGCAGACGATCTCCTCATCATCAGAAATACCAATCTCCATTTTATTTTTTGCAATTTCACATGCTCGAAATCCAATGGCAAGTCCCGGACAAACATGTCCGTGAAACTCCACTGCTTTATCCCATAATTTTTCATTCATTGATCCAGCCCCCTTATATTCCAATACAACGTAGTTATGGTGGTATCTACGTCTTCTTCCACAAATCCATCTTTCTCCATAAAATCGATATAATCACGTAATCGTTGTTCTTCCAATGGCGTAAGCTCACGAAAGGTTTTTACACGGTTTATATAAAGTCCATATGCCTCTTCTCTTGTTTTACGCAAATTCCAACGTTGTTTTTCATAATGAAATTGAGGCAGGAATCCTTGATCCCATAGTGCATGAAAAGCATTTGCAATCATTTTGTCGCTGCGTTCTTTTTTGTTTTCTACCCCTGCCATTTTTTTGATATTGTCAGATATGGGATCTCGCCTATGGGTTGGTTTTGAGAACACACACCATTGTTTGCTGGCTTTTGTCAAGTTCCCAAAAGTATGATCGCATTGTATTGCCGGTGTGTTGTGGGCAATCACCAAATCAAACTTTTGTGTAAAACCGATCTCATCAAGATCCAGGTCATGCCAGTCCAAACAATGAAATTTTACATTCTTCACATCGTTATTTTCTGCTGTTTGTCTGGCCAATTCGATCATTTTCGGAGAAAGATCGACACCAACCACGTTCTCGCAATATTTCGCTAAAACAATGCTGTATGTTCCAGTTCCACATCCTACATCCAATACAGAAAAATCTTTCTGGATCATGCCCTTGGCCTGAAGTAATTGAAGAAATGCATCTTCGTCAAAGGTTGGTAGTTTTTTGTTCAAAAAACTTTGTGCCATGGAATCCCATAGAGCAATGCTTGCTTGCTTTTTTGTGTTCCTGTTTTGATTATTAAAACTCGACATCACTTCACTCAAATTTTCATCTCCTTTCAAAAAAAAGAAGGCCTATTCGGCCTTCTAGCTCTTTTTCATCAACTTCTCGTCAATGCCAAAACACAAATCAATCACAACTTCACAATAAAGATGCACTTCTGTGCACTCATTGTGTTAATTCTATCACAAGATAGATTAAATATCAAGACTTCTGATTTTCTATCGGAAATTCAAAATTTCGTCGCACTAGATTGTTTGATACAGAAAATCGAGTTCCATATGTATGAAACTCGATTTTCATATTAAGTCTTTAATCACATTGGTCAATAATCAAAACATTTCCTTACTAAGCTGATCAATTACGTCGTCTGTCGCTTCATACACTCCTGGGAAAGAACTGATATTTAATCCTTGGCTCAAACATGGAATAAAATACAGTTTTCCCGCCTCTTCGCAGGCTTTTCTTGCATCTTCATATATTTTTTCTCGAGTCCAATCAGGAGTATCTACACGTCCGCTGTCGATATTGCCCATGAATGTTATTTTCCCTTCATATTTTTTAATCAGCTCAGGAATGTTGTTTGTGGTCATTGCTCCTTGCCAAATATCGATTCCCATTTCAATCATGAACGGAACTAAATTGGCGGCGTAACTATCACAATGATGAACGATCAATTCTACTCCGTTAGATTTCCAGTAACCATAGACTTTTTTATAGGCCGGTAAAATGAACTCTTCAAACATTTCCGGCGACAAGAAACTGCTGATTTGGCTACCCCAATCATCGTGATGAAACAATGCATCTGGTTTTATGTGCTTCAAATATTCCTGAGCATAAGCCAGCTCATATTCCACTACATAATCGATGAGTTCTTTCATATATTCCGGTTCTTCATACAGTGCCATCAATGCATCTTCCATGCTCATCAAATGATGGGTCATTTCAAAGATTCCTGGGGCGCAAAAAGCTGTAACGTATTTTTCATTGCGGTCTACGTTGTTCGCATGCTCAATAGCCGCAGCCCATTCTTCATCCGAATATTTGACAGAAGGCGCTTTTACGACCTCTCTCCAACGGGTAACGTCTTTTAGCACTTTGTGTTCATCGTCGTGCATCGGAAAAGATCCAATTTGATCAATGGGCCAATCGAAGGTGATTCCCCATTTATTCTTTACTCGAGTACCAGGGGCCGGAGCCAAAGGAAGATCCATAGGGGCCTCCATGATCATTTCCATGAACTCATATTGTTTCACAAATCGGTCTGGGTTTCCTCCGGAAATAACTTCCTTCAGGTTTTGTTTGATCGTTAACATCTAAATTCCTCCCTCTCTATCGTTGTTGCAATGATGGTTATTTTACCAATTCTTTTGCTTTGGTAACGGCACTACCAGCGTCCGGAGCGTATCCGTCTGCCTTGATCTCTGTTGCATAAGCTTGGGTAACAGGTGCTCCACCAACGATGACGGTGAATCCGGCATCTTTCAGCGCCAAAGAAGTTTCCTTCAGTGCAGGCATGGTTGTAGTCAACAGACCGGAAGCAGCAACGATGACTGCGTTGTTTTCTTTTGCTGTTTCAACAAATTTTGCAGCAGGTACGTCTACACCAAGGTCGATCATGGTGAATCCGGCGCTCTCCAGCATCATGCTTACCAGGTTTTTGCCGATATCATGAAGGTCTCCGGCTACGGTTCCGATTACGCAGGTTCCCAACGATGTGGAAGCGTCTCCGGCCAGCAAGGGCTTGAGTACGTCTACACCCTTGCTCATGGCTTTTGCAGAAATCAGCATTTCCGGTACGAAGATCTCGCCGGCGGAGAATTTGTCTCCAACGATTCCCATGGACTCGATCATGGCATCCAAAATTTCTTTCGGTTGTGCGCCGCCGTCCAATGCTTCCTGGACCAATCCTGCTACTACTTTGGTTTTACCCTTTGCCACCATTTCTTGGATTTCTTTTATTCTCGACATTTTCTTTTCCTCCTTGTCCCTACCAAAACCCATCACAACTATAGATGAATTTTATAAAATCTACCTCAATATTAAATTTGCTTGCAAGCAATTTTAATATACTTGATGTTGTCATTTTTGTCAATATATTTTGTAATATATTTTGTTTATTTTAATTTTAATGCAATTTTATCCAATATTGAAATAAAAAAAACAACCCGCAGATTGTTCATAAACAATTAACGGATTGTTCTAATTCTTGTATAAATAGTTTTTCACTTCTTTAAGATGGGGATGTTCTTCCAACAATAATTCCACACTGCTTCCGGAAGCATTGAAAAGTGTTCTCAACACCAGGGGATTTGTTTCAATGTGGAGGGCATAAAACATTTGTGTCATACATCGATCATAAAGCTCTTCTTTGCTCATTATGATGTCTTTTTGAAACTGTTTCATCGTCAACTCTCGCATCACACCAAAAGTAATTGCAACTCCGATGTCGCAGATCCGTTCTTTATCCGAGCTATCGATCAAGGGATTTTTATCAACAATCGTTCTGTATAAATTGTAGAGATTTCCATCCCGAGTTGCCTTTTCCAACAGATCCAGTTTGTTCATTTCGTAAATGAATCGATCGTAATCAGGATCTATTTCTGTCAGTTTAAAGTGCAATTTGAAAAACGTGACGATCTGCAGCAATTCATCTTCCGTCTTCAAATGATTCAAAACATGAGAAAACAGTGTTTCATAATTGTAATTAAGCATGTCGCTGGCAATGACATCTTTTGTTTTAAAATAGTAGGTGATCAATCCCAAGTTAACTCCAGCTTCTTTGGCAATCATCGTATTTGTAGTATCACTAAATCCGTTTTCCATGTACAGTCTTTTTGCAGCCAAAAGTATTATGTCGCGTGTATTCATGTAGAAATCCTCATTTTCTTTTTGCTTTATTATACCATAAATAATTCAACGCGAACAATGGTCATTGCTTGTCTATTGATTCATCGATGATAGGAAAATCGGTTTCCCTTCAATGAATTCCAGATCTCGTCGCATTTTGACAGGACATCCTCAGGAAGGGACCCTTGATTGCAGGCTTGTATATTGCTTTCCAGATGTCTTAAGCTGCTGATCCCCAATATGATACTGTATACTTCTTCATTGCTCAAACACCACCGCAGGGAGAGCTCCACCAGGGGTATGCCCATTTCTTCCCCGATCTTTTTCAAGCTTTCTATGGCTTGAAAATTTTCTTCATTCCAATACCTGGCGTAATATCCTCCCAGATCGGAAAAGCGGGTGTTGTCCAATGGTTTTTCCATGGAATGTTTTCCGGTCAGCAAGCCACCAGCCAAGGGATTGTACACCACCAGACCCGTATTCCTGTTTTGGATCGAGGGAATCAACTCTTCCTCGATTCCTCGGGTCAACAAATTGTAGACGTTCTGGGTCACCTGGGGCAATTTCTTTCCGCTTAGATGATAGAGATCGACCATTTTCCAAGCCGGGAAATTGCTGACACCGATATGGCAGGCTTTGCCGCTTTCCACCACATATTTCATGGCTTCAATGGTTTCTTCCAAGCTAGTATCGACATCGGGTGCATGCATATAGTAAAAATCCAGGTAATCGGTCTGAAGTCTTTGCAGCGTCTCGTCAACAGCCTTTAATATGTGCTTTTTCCCAAGCCCTCGATCTTTCGGCTGATCACTGGTTGGAAAACCCACCTTGCTGGCCAAGACCACTTCACTTCGTTTGCCTTTGATCGCTTTTCCTACGATCTTTTCGCTTTCTCCTTTGGTGTATACGTTGGCGGTATCCAGGAAATTGACACCAAGATCCAGTGCGGCATGTACTGCATCGATCCCCGCCATTTCATTCATCTGGTCTCCAAAAGTCATGGTTCCAAGACAAACTCTGGATACATCCAGGGTCGTTCCTTTTAATCTTCTGTATTCCATGCGGTTTTTCGCCTTCCTTTCTTGAAACTGTTTGTTCCTTTAACCTATATACCCTTACCACAAGAAGTAAACCGACAAACAAAAAACCCCCGGTATAAAACCGAAGGTTTGATGTGTGGATTCCGCAGCGACATACTCTCCCAGGACGTCACCATCCAAGTACCATCTGCGCTGGAGGACTTTACTTCTGTGTTCGGGATGGGAACAGGTGTAGCCCCTCCGCCATTGCCGCGGAATCATTTAGTTATAAATCTCATCAATGAGATTTGAAAACTGCATGGGAATCATCGTAAAGTATTCTTCTTCTTATCATCTACTTGGTCAAGTCCTCGGTCTATTAGTACCAGTCAGCTGAATGTATTTCTACACGTACACCTCTGGCCTATCAACCCAGTCGTCTACTGGGGACCTTACTCCTTGCGGATGAGATATCTCATCTTGAGGGGGGCTTCGCGCTTAGATGCCTTCAGCGCTTATCCCGTCCAGACTTAGCTACCCAGCTGTGCCCTTGGCAGGACAACTGGTGCACCAGAGGTCTGTCCATTCCGGTCCTCTCGTACTAGGAACAGCTCCTCTCAAATATCTTGCGCCCACGACGGATAGGGACCGAACTGTCTCACGACGTTCTGAACCCAGCTCGCGTGCCTCTTTAATGGGCGAACAGCCCAACCCTTGGGACCTACTACAGCCCCAGGATGAGACGAGCCGACATCGAGGTGCCAAACCTCCCCGTCGATGTGGACTCTTGGGGGAGATAAGCCTGTTATCCCCGAGGTAGCTTTTATCCGTTGAGCGATGGCCCTTCCACTCGGTACCACCGGATCACTAAGCCCGACTTTCGTCCCTGCTCGAGATGTCTCTCTCGCAGTCAGTCTACCTTTTGCCTTTGCACTCTACGAATGATTTCCAACCATTCTGAGGTAAACTTTGGGCGCCTCCGTTACTCTTTCGGAGGCGACCGCCCCAGTCAAACTGCCCACCTGGCAATGTCCCATAGCCGGATCACGGCTACTGGTTAGAATTCCAGTAGTATAAGAGTGGTATCCCAACAGCGGCTCCAACAAGACTAGCGTCCTATTCTCTCTGCCTCCCACCTATCCTGTACATACACTACCAAAATCCAATGCCAAGCTACAGTAAAGCTCTACGGGGTCTTTCCGTCCTGTCGCGGGTAACTCGCATCTTCACGAGTACTACAATTTCACCGGGTGTGTTGTTGAGACAGTGCCCAAATCGTTACGCCTTTCGTGCGGGTCAGAACTTACCTGACAAGGAATTTCGCTACCTTAGGACCGTTATAGTTACGGCCGCCGTTTACTGGGGCTTAAGTTCATGCCTTCGCCGAAGCTAAGCATTCCCCTTGACCTTCCAGCACCGGGCAGGCGTCAGCCCCTATACTTCATCTTTCGATTTAGCAGAGACCTGTGTTTTTGCTAAACAGTCGCTTGGGCCTTTTCTCTGCAGCCTTTCCGTATCATTTTACAACAATCGGATTAGGCTCCCCTTCTCCCGAAGTTACGGGGTTATTTTGCCGAGTTCCTTAACAACACTTCTCCCGCTCATCTTAGGATTCTCTCCTCATCTACCTGTGTCGGTTTGCGGTACGGGCGCCTTCTTCCTCAATAGAAGCTTTTCTCGACAGTGTGAAATCAGCTGCTTCCCTACTTGTTTTTCGGTCCCCATCATAACTCATGCTTCCCGGACCCCGGATTTGCCTAAGGTCCACACTCGTTATTTAGCCCGTCTCTTCCATTCGACGGGTCAGCTTATCCTCCTGTGTCACTCCTTCTCTCAAACAGTCAAAGGCGGTACCGGAATTTCAACCGGTTGTCCATCGCCTACGCCCTTCGGCCTCGGCTTAGGTCCCGACTTACCCTGAGCGGACGAACCTTCCTCAGGAAACCTTGGATTTTCGATGGAAAGGATTCTCACCTTTCTTTCGCTACTCATACCAGCATTCTCTCTTGTGTAGAATCCACCTCGCCTTCCAGCTCAGCTTCGCCTCCTACACAATGCTCCCCTACCCCTGCATCTTACGACGCAAGCCATAGCTTCGGTGACAGGTTTTAGCCCCGGTAATCTTCGGCGCACAATCACTCGACTAGTGAGCTATTACGCACTCTTTGAATGAGTGGCTGCTTCTAAGCCAACATCCTAGTTGTCTTAGCAATTGCACATCCTTTCCCACTTAACCTGTACTTTGGGACCTTAGCTGATGGTCTGGGCTGTTTCCCTTTCGACAATGAAACTTATCTCACACTGTCTGACTGCCAAGGTAAAATATATGGCATTCGGAGTTTGATATGGTTCGGTAAGCTATACGCCCCCTAGCCAATTCAGTGCTCTACCTCCACTATTCATCCCTTGACGCTAGCCCTAAAGCTATTTCGGGGAGAACCAGCTATCTCCGTGTTCGATTGGAATTTCTCCCCTACCCACACCTCATCCGAGCCTTTTTCAACAGACACCGGTTCGGGCCTCCACGAGATTTTACTCACGCTTCACCCTGGACATGGGTAGATCACACGGTTTCGGGTCTACAACATGCAACTATACGCCCTATTAAGACTCGGTTTCCCTGCGGCTCCTCACCTGAAGTGATTAACCTTGCTACATATCGTAACTCGCTGGTCCGTTCTACAAAAAGCACGCGGTCACTTGCGCTCCCACTGCTTGTAAGCATAGGGTTTCAGGTTCTATTTCACTCCCCTCCCGGGGTTCTTTTCACCTTTCCCTCACGGTACTATTCTCTATCGGTCACTGGGTAGTATTTAGCCTTGGGGGGTGGTCCCCCCAACTTCCCACAGGGTTTCACGTGTCCCGTGGTACTCCGGTAACATGCCTGTATCTGTCCATTTCGCCTACGAGACTCTTACTCTCTATGGTTGGCCTTCCCAGGCCATTCGGCTTCTTTCCAGATCTCCTTTACATGTCCCATTACCCCGTATAAATACGGTTTAGGCTCTTTCCCTTTCGCTCGCCGCTACTTGGAAAATCGAGTTTTCTTTCTCTTCCTTCGGGTACTTAGATGTTTCAGTTCCCCGAGTTCCCTCCTCGCATACTATTTTATTCATATGCGGGTAACAGAGCTTCTCTCTGCTAGGTTTCCCCATTCGGATACCTGCGACTCAACGGTTATTTGCACCTAATCGCAGCTTTTCGCAGCTTGTCGCGTCCTTCGTCGGCTCCCAGTGCCAAGGCATTCTCCCTATGCTCTTAGTAACTTGACCTAAATCTTTTGTTTCGTTTCCAAAACGATAGATGTTTAGATGATCGTTTGTTTCTTTACTTTACTTTTTCTTCCTATGCAGTTTTCAAAGATCACTGAGGATCAGCGAGGATCGTATCAGCGGGCTGCGGAAAGCTTGCTTTCCTAAAGCCGGATGATTCGTGTCTCATTTGTCTGATACTCTTTCTGGCGCTCCCCGGGTTTCTAGAGTAAAAACCGAACCGTCTTTTCGACCGATTCGCTCTGTCTTCCCGATTCACTTAAATGGTGGGCTTGGGAGGACTCGAACCTCCGACCTCACGCTTATCAGGCGTGCGCTCTAACCACCTGAGCTACAAGCCCAAGTATGGTGGAGATGAGGAGATTTGAACTCCTGACCCCCTGCTTGCAAGGCAGGTGCTCTCCCAGCTGAGCTACACCCCCACACGCTTTCTGAGAAATACAAGATCTCTCAAAATAAAATAGCACATTACTCGCTTGCTCCCTAGAAAGGAGGTGATCCAGCCGCACCTTCCGATACGGCTACCTTGTTACGACTTCACCCCAATTACTAGCCCCACCTTCGGCAGCTGCTTCCATAAATGGTTCGCTCACTGACTTCGGGTGTTGCCAACTCTCGTGGTGTGACGGGCGGTGTGTACAAGGCCCGGGAACGCATTCACCGCGGCATTCTGATCCGCGATTACTAGCAACTCCGACTTCATGCAGGCGAGTTGCAGCCTGCAATCCGAACTGAGATCTGTTTTTTGAGATTGGCTCCACATCGCTGTTTCGCTGCCCTCTGTTCAGACCATTGTAGCACGTGTGTAGCCCAGGTCATAAGGGGCATGATGATTTGACGTCATCCCCACCTTCCTCCGTATTATCTACGGCAGTCTATCTAGAGTGCCCAGCACTACCTGATGGCAACTAAATACAAGGGTTGCGCTCGTTGCGGGACTTAACCCAACATCTCACGACACGAGCTGACGACAACCATGCACCACCTGTCCTCCTGTCCCCGAAGGGAACTCCTCATCTCTGAGGTCGTCAGGAAATGTCAAGACCTGGTAAGGTTCTTCGCGTTGCTTCGAATTAAACCACATGCTCCGCTGCTTGTGCGGGCCCCCGTCAATTCCTTTGAGTTTCAGTCTTGCGACCGTACTCCCCAGGCGGAGTGCTTATTGTGTTAACTACGGCACTGAGTTACCCCAACACCTAGCACTCATCGTTTACGGCGTGGACTACCAGGGTATCTAATCCTGTTCGCTCCCCACGCTTTCGCGCCTCAGCGTCAGTATCTGTCCAGTAAGTCGCCTTCGCCACTGGTGTTCCTCCTAATATCTACGCATTTCACCGCTACACTAGGAATTCCACTTACCTCTCCAGTACTCAAGTTCTCCAGTTTCAAATGCAATTCCGGGGTTAAGCCCCGAACTTTCACATCTGACTTAAAAAACCGCCTACACGCCCTTTACGCCCAGTAATTCCGGACAACGCTTGCCCCCTACGTATTACCGCGGCTGCTGGCACGTAGTTAGCCGGGGCTTCCTCTAAGGGTACCGTCATTTCTTTCTTCCCCTTCGACAGAACTTTACGATCCGAAGACCTTCATCATTCACGCGGCGTTGCTGCGTCAGGGTTTCCCCCATTGCGCAATATTCCCCACTGCTGCCTCCCGTAGGAGTCTGGGCCGTGTCTCAGTCCCAGTGTGGCCGTTCGCCCTCTCAGGCCGGCTACCCATCGTCGCCTTGGTGAGCTGTTATCTCACCAACTAGCTAATGGGACGCGGGTCCATCCTATGGCAATAAATTTTTCATTGGTCGATCATGCGATCATCCAACTATATACGGTATTAATCCCGGTTTCCCGAGGCTATCCCCTTCCATAGGCCAGGTTACCCACGCGTTACTCACCCGTCCGCCACTTTCACCAGGTCGTAGTAAACTACTTCCTGGATCACGTTCGACTTGCATGTGTTAGGCACGCCGCCAGCGTTCGTCCTGAGCCAGGATCAAACTCTCTATTATAAATAGTGTTTGAGTCCGTCTTAGAACTCTCTTTGGCTTTTGATGCTTTTGGCATCAACGTTGTTTGGTTTCTTTCTTCTAAGCTTGTTTTCATGTGCTATTCTATTTTCAAAGATCTTAAGCATCAGCAGGGATTCTGGCGAGTGATGGCGGAAAGCTTGCTTTCCGATCATCCTTCGGCGGAAGACCTATTGGGCGCAGCCCACGGACGGAGACCTTCTTCGAAGGTCGAAGTCTGTTGATGCTTCCTGCTCCACTCCCCTTACCCGAAGGTTGAGGTCAGCTGAAGCGCTATGAAACTGTGTTCCCCCCCGCCTGCTTTCTTCTTCCGAAGTCCGCTGACACGAAGGTTTGTCGCCCTTTATGTTGTCTCGTTCGTTGTTGGCATCTCTTGTGGCGACTCTTACTATTATACGCATCACCCTACCACGTGTCAACCGCTTTTTTATCTTTTACGCCAATATTTAGCTCTTATTATAGTTTCTACTTTACCAATTTTCAAATGACTGGAACATCATATGGAAGAGAAAATTTTTCAACCGACATGATCTCATCAATTGGCATTCAAAATGGCTTGATTTGACATTTCTCGGTAGTCCATGATAGAATAAAGCAATGACTGACTGTCAGTCATTTTTGGAAGGAGTGAAATTGCCATGGCGTCAAAGAGAGAAAAGATCCTGGAAACATCCATGGCCTTGTTTCAAGAGCAGGGATATGAAAAAACATCAGTATCTCAGATCGTTAAACAAGCCGGCATGGCCCAAGGAACTTTCTACTTGTATTTCAAGAGCAAAAACGCTTTAGTCAGTGCCATCGCCAACAAGATCTTCGACGAGCAGCTGGCGATCATACGCACTTCTTATGATAAGAAAGACCGAAATTTGGATTCGCTGTTGACCAGCATGATCGACGCCACCTTTGCCATTACGGAAAAACACAAGGACGTGATCTCCTTTCTCTATTCCGGTTTTGCATACGACCAGTCCTTTTCTACATGGGAGGAGATCTATCGTCCCTATTACGAGTGGCTGGAAGATGCACTGTACATCATTTTGGAAAGAGACGAAGGATCGAGTTCCAATAGCTTGTCCCATCTTTCCAACTTCATCGTCGGCCTGGTGGAACACGGTGCAGAAACCTGTTATCTCTCAGGCTTGCCGAAAGAAGAAATCACTGCTTACCGCAACGATCTGCTTGCCTTTCTCCATGGATCGATTTCGACCATGTCGGGCAACAACAACCACTAATAATAACAAAGGAGCATTTTTATGATGTCG encodes the following:
- a CDS encoding TetR/AcrR family transcriptional regulator gives rise to the protein MNTRDIILLAAKRLYMENGFSDTTNTMIAKEAGVNLGLITYYFKTKDVIASDMLNYNYETLFSHVLNHLKTEDELLQIVTFFKLHFKLTEIDPDYDRFIYEMNKLDLLEKATRDGNLYNLYRTIVDKNPLIDSSDKERICDIGVAITFGVMRELTMKQFQKDIIMSKEELYDRCMTQMFYALHIETNPLVLRTLFNASGSSVELLLEEHPHLKEVKNYLYKN
- a CDS encoding FecCD family ABC transporter permease, producing MGLALCVVVFALFAIGIGSAGLSVQQVLRTITGLGDDQTKMILFNIRMPRVFTALVAGVGLAVVGCVMQALLKNPLASASTLGIAQGAAFGASFAIIVLGAGMQNQTLDAITISNPYTVSLCAFLSAMISTVMILGLSQFRKVTPESMILSGVALSTMFAGATTLLQYFAADVKVAAVVFWTFGDLGRTGWREILVMGVVVTAATIFFLWNRWNLNALQHGEETAKGLGVHVKKLRMTGMFVSSMTAATIVSYIGIINFIGLIAPHLIRRFVGNDYRYLLPASAMTGALLLLASDVIARMVVAPIILPIGAITSFLGAPLFLYLLFKGVGHR
- a CDS encoding corrinoid protein, producing the protein MSRIKEIQEMVAKGKTKVVAGLVQEALDGGAQPKEILDAMIESMGIVGDKFSAGEIFVPEMLISAKAMSKGVDVLKPLLAGDASTSLGTCVIGTVAGDLHDIGKNLVSMMLESAGFTMIDLGVDVPAAKFVETAKENNAVIVAASGLLTTTMPALKETSLALKDAGFTVIVGGAPVTQAYATEIKADGYAPDAGSAVTKAKELVK
- a CDS encoding ABC transporter substrate-binding protein, producing MSKKGAIRSMIIIMVALLLLSGCGNSLAKDKNVDGNVDVQGKDSRRITDVFGREVIIPDEVKTIAAVGGAARIITYAGCADLLVGVTEMDKENITAMPYSVVNAEHFANLKSVGSGGSNDTPYMEELIVLNPDVIIGLTDEEALVNIADKTGIPTIGIYPDGMFDESFYKSLQLIGEIAGEEAHVASVIDALKGWEEELNLLTKDISNEKKPSVYTGAVSYRGAHGFEGTYAKYPPFKAIHANNVVDETEEEGAFIVDLEKITIWDPEIVFLNPANMNLVNEDYIKNKAFYESLQAVQNNRIYSQIPYNYNWTNMELAIANAFYAGKVIFPQEFEGVDPIAKADEIFTVLLGQPFYDRLVAEGYEFKNIKLGE
- a CDS encoding class I SAM-dependent methyltransferase, with protein sequence MMSSFNNQNRNTKKQASIALWDSMAQSFLNKKLPTFDEDAFLQLLQAKGMIQKDFSVLDVGCGTGTYSIVLAKYCENVVGVDLSPKMIELARQTAENNDVKNVKFHCLDWHDLDLDEIGFTQKFDLVIAHNTPAIQCDHTFGNLTKASKQWCVFSKPTHRRDPISDNIKKMAGVENKKERSDKMIANAFHALWDQGFLPQFHYEKQRWNLRKTREEAYGLYINRVKTFRELTPLEEQRLRDYIDFMEKDGFVEEDVDTTITTLYWNIRGLDQ
- a CDS encoding uroporphyrinogen decarboxylase family protein, whose amino-acid sequence is MLTIKQNLKEVISGGNPDRFVKQYEFMEMIMEAPMDLPLAPAPGTRVKNKWGITFDWPIDQIGSFPMHDDEHKVLKDVTRWREVVKAPSVKYSDEEWAAAIEHANNVDRNEKYVTAFCAPGIFEMTHHLMSMEDALMALYEEPEYMKELIDYVVEYELAYAQEYLKHIKPDALFHHDDWGSQISSFLSPEMFEEFILPAYKKVYGYWKSNGVELIVHHCDSYAANLVPFMIEMGIDIWQGAMTTNNIPELIKKYEGKITFMGNIDSGRVDTPDWTREKIYEDARKACEEAGKLYFIPCLSQGLNISSFPGVYEATDDVIDQLSKEMF
- a CDS encoding FmdE family protein; this translates as MNEKLWDKAVEFHGHVCPGLAIGFRACEIAKNKMEIGISDDEEIVCITENDACGVDAVQVIFSCTVGKGNLLHRNTGKQAFSFFNRKTGEKLRLYLKAQNNTGMDRESWRKYILEAPEEDVFSVSQPMYDLPEKARLFKTMYCEICGEGAPDHKMRLQEDQVVCLDCFKEYKRGW